In Thermoplasma sp. Kam2015, the genomic window CTATGGCCCGCTCATAATTTGCTATGACTTCATTTGCGACAGACCATATTGTTAGTTCCTGATCGAATATTGCATATTTTTCTTGCATATATGATATATCGCTGAGGAAATCACCCTCAGAAAAACCACCAATCACAACAAGCAAATCGGATTTATCTAAGATTTCCGACGGTTTTTTCATTTCGCCTTTCGGATGTAGGAGTATATTCCTATCAACATTTATGGAATTTATCAGATCTCGAAGAGTCGAATCTTCAATTGAGAGCAGCTTTTTCCCGCTGTTCGTTATGATTTTTTTGTCGAAGAGATCCTCGAAGAGACCTATAAACCTATTATATGACTTGGGCATCCTAGTGATTGGACTTATTCTTATTACCTTGTTATTTCTCGT contains:
- a CDS encoding 16S rRNA (pseudouridine(914)-N(1))-methyltransferase Nep1; the protein is MLHLIIADAELETIPEQMTEDPAIRRFAKKRNKKVDKIILDSNYMHTSIDRYFPNESKRRGRPDIIYLLLEMAQESILNHKNQLRTYIHTRNNKVIRISPITRMPKSYNRFIGLFEDLFDKKIITNSGKKLLSIEDSTLRDLINSINVDRNILLHPKGEMKKPSEILDKSDLLVVIGGFSEGDFLSDISYMQEKYAIFDQELTIWSVANEVIANYERAIGLT